A window of the Caldisericum sp. genome harbors these coding sequences:
- a CDS encoding TRAP transporter small permease encodes MRKLKLEEILAIVILSIMAIIDFINVLSRYIFHISFAATEEITVNLFVWLTVIGIAIAFERGSHLGMNTVFDKFPKSLKAVAIIISGVLAIFIFAMVDFYAIKDVIRDMTLYHSRSEALNIPVWIYTIGTPIFSIFVFKNVIVSTIKNVKTLLTGGVK; translated from the coding sequence ATGAGGAAGTTAAAATTAGAAGAAATACTTGCAATAGTAATTTTGAGCATAATGGCAATTATAGACTTTATAAATGTTCTTAGCAGGTACATTTTCCACATTTCTTTTGCAGCAACTGAAGAGATTACGGTAAACCTATTTGTTTGGCTTACGGTAATTGGTATTGCAATTGCTTTTGAAAGAGGATCTCATCTTGGAATGAATACCGTTTTTGATAAGTTTCCTAAGAGTTTAAAGGCAGTTGCTATAATTATTTCAGGTGTTCTTGCAATTTTCATTTTTGCAATGGTAGACTTTTATGCAATAAAAGATGTCATTAGAGACATGACACTATACCATTCTAGAAGCGAGGCACTAAATATTCCTGTATGGATTTATACAATTGGAACCCCCATTTTCTCTATTTTTGTTTTTAAGAACGTAATTGTTTCAACAATAAAAAATGTGAAGACTTTACTTACGGGGGGTGTAAAATGA
- a CDS encoding DctP family TRAP transporter solute-binding subunit, producing the protein MKKLVAVLLVVAMVLGFFSTRALAANEVVIKMTVGSKDAFVNGKKVTLDSPPIIDNGRTLVPFRFIGESIGATISWDATKKEVGYVFGDINLKLTIGSNKAVVNDVINMLDVPPKIVSGRTLVPVRFVTETLGAKVDWDANTKTVTVTASTVPPKITFKPKAEYTMQVNVGPAFDWGKGAQKWADLVKERTNGLINIKPYFGSSLLAGKQTNWFQAVSEGSIDFVMDSTINASGVVQSLNLFSLPFFINTYENVDKIENGTAGKMIIDQMEKMDVIHLAWGENGFRELTNSKRPIRTPSDMKGLKFRVVGSPIFIDIFKTLGADAVSMNWGDAVTAFQQGAVDGQENPYGVLIPVQIWQYHKYLTNWNYVIDPLILGVSKQTWDKFPPYIQKAIKDSALEAAEWEKAMVRRGLDGFTSINILKNKFGETPQILDMVGYVRSKGMQIIDLTPEERQEFINATQSVYDKWIPIIGRDIYNAALKDMGK; encoded by the coding sequence ATGAAGAAATTAGTTGCAGTGTTGTTAGTGGTTGCCATGGTTCTGGGGTTCTTTTCAACGAGAGCCTTGGCAGCAAATGAAGTTGTAATTAAAATGACTGTCGGAAGTAAAGACGCCTTTGTAAATGGAAAGAAAGTAACCCTTGACTCTCCTCCTATTATTGACAATGGCAGGACTCTTGTGCCGTTCAGATTTATTGGAGAATCTATTGGTGCAACAATCTCCTGGGATGCAACGAAGAAGGAAGTAGGTTATGTTTTCGGAGACATTAACCTAAAACTTACTATTGGGTCAAATAAGGCAGTTGTAAATGATGTAATTAATATGCTTGATGTTCCTCCAAAAATTGTTAGTGGCAGAACTCTTGTCCCGGTAAGATTTGTTACAGAGACTCTTGGTGCGAAGGTCGATTGGGATGCAAATACTAAGACTGTTACGGTTACAGCCTCAACTGTTCCTCCAAAGATTACCTTTAAGCCTAAAGCTGAATACACAATGCAGGTAAATGTTGGTCCTGCATTTGATTGGGGTAAGGGTGCTCAAAAGTGGGCAGACCTTGTAAAAGAAAGAACAAACGGCCTTATAAACATAAAGCCGTATTTTGGAAGCTCTCTTCTTGCAGGGAAACAGACAAACTGGTTCCAGGCTGTATCTGAAGGAAGCATCGACTTTGTAATGGATTCAACAATTAACGCATCAGGTGTTGTCCAGTCACTTAACCTGTTCTCTTTGCCGTTCTTTATAAACACTTATGAAAATGTCGATAAAATAGAAAATGGGACTGCAGGTAAGATGATTATAGACCAGATGGAGAAAATGGATGTTATTCACCTTGCCTGGGGAGAAAATGGTTTTAGGGAATTAACTAATAGTAAGAGACCCATAAGGACACCTTCTGATATGAAGGGTCTTAAGTTTAGAGTTGTGGGTTCACCCATATTTATCGATATCTTCAAGACACTCGGTGCAGATGCAGTTTCTATGAACTGGGGCGATGCAGTAACAGCCTTCCAGCAAGGGGCAGTAGATGGTCAGGAAAACCCGTATGGGGTATTGATACCAGTTCAAATATGGCAGTATCACAAATATCTTACAAACTGGAACTATGTAATTGATCCTCTTATACTTGGTGTAAGCAAACAGACTTGGGACAAATTCCCACCATATATCCAAAAAGCAATAAAGGATAGTGCACTTGAAGCAGCAGAGTGGGAAAAGGCTATGGTAAGAAGAGGACTTGATGGATTTACATCGATAAACATATTGAAGAACAAATTTGGCGAAACTCCACAAATTCTCGATATGGTTGGATATGTAAGAAGCAAGGGCATGCAAATTATTGACTTAACGCCTGAGGAAAGACAGGAATTTATTAACGCAACGCAATCTGTTTATGATAAGTGGATTCCAATTATAGGAAGAGATATTTATAACGCAGCCTTGAAAGATATGGGGAAATAG
- a CDS encoding TRAP transporter large permease subunit, with product MSAALLLFGIFILLIIIGAPIGTAIGAAGLFGILKYDLGATMISKNFIAGISKFPLVAIPFFVLEGELLAKGGLAKKISHFITILVGKARGGLAIAAVVTAAFWGAISGSGPATAAAIGLIFIPSMIEQGYPDTFAASVVAAASGLAIIIPPSIAFIVYGNITGVSIGALFLGGVIPGLVMMGFFVIITYVISRKRNYHGIQERGSAKEIWNAFKEAIWAILAPVIILGSIYAGIATPTESAVISVFYSLFVGIFVYKSLSKKEIIDSLIGTAVTSAVVMFVVTFAGIFSIVESNLGIIDAAGNFVVSVSKSPIAFLLLVDLVLFIAGFFLDAISILYVIMPIFLPVLTAFKIDPLFFGVM from the coding sequence ATGAGTGCAGCGCTTCTCCTTTTTGGTATTTTTATACTTCTTATAATAATTGGCGCTCCAATTGGAACTGCTATTGGTGCGGCTGGTTTATTTGGTATCCTTAAGTATGACCTTGGCGCAACAATGATATCTAAAAACTTCATAGCAGGAATTTCAAAGTTTCCTCTTGTTGCAATTCCATTTTTTGTGCTTGAAGGAGAGTTACTTGCAAAAGGTGGTCTTGCAAAGAAGATCTCTCATTTTATTACAATCCTTGTAGGAAAAGCAAGGGGCGGTCTTGCAATTGCTGCAGTTGTAACCGCTGCGTTTTGGGGTGCAATATCAGGCTCTGGACCTGCAACTGCTGCTGCAATTGGTCTTATATTTATTCCTTCCATGATTGAACAAGGTTATCCTGATACATTCGCTGCATCCGTTGTTGCTGCTGCAAGTGGTCTTGCAATTATCATCCCGCCGAGCATTGCATTCATTGTTTATGGAAATATAACTGGCGTTTCGATTGGCGCTTTGTTTTTAGGTGGAGTAATCCCGGGTCTTGTTATGATGGGTTTCTTTGTCATCATAACATATGTAATCTCAAGAAAACGAAATTACCATGGAATTCAAGAAAGAGGTAGTGCAAAGGAAATATGGAATGCATTTAAGGAAGCAATCTGGGCAATACTTGCCCCAGTAATTATCCTTGGGTCAATTTATGCAGGTATTGCAACACCAACAGAATCTGCTGTTATATCTGTTTTCTACAGCCTTTTTGTAGGCATTTTTGTCTATAAGAGCCTTAGTAAGAAAGAGATTATAGATTCACTTATAGGAACTGCAGTTACATCTGCAGTTGTAATGTTTGTTGTAACTTTCGCTGGTATTTTCTCAATTGTTGAGTCAAATCTTGGTATTATCGATGCGGCAGGTAATTTTGTTGTTTCTGTTTCAAAAAGTCCCATTGCATTTTTGCTTCTTGTTGATTTAGTCTTGTTTATAGCTGGCTTTTTCCTGGATGCGATTTCAATTCTTTATGTCATTATGCCAATATTCCTTCCTGTTCTTACAGCATTCAAGATTGATCCACTGTTCTTTGGTGTTATGG